In the genome of Mytilus edulis chromosome 3, xbMytEdul2.2, whole genome shotgun sequence, one region contains:
- the LOC139516861 gene encoding monocarboxylate transporter 12-like isoform X1 has translation MRKGEVDGCWGWMIVAAAALNRIVIYGISYSAGVVYVVILEVFNEGSGITSWISSLITAVLFFTCPLSGYLIERFGERKVAIAGSLIAGIGMTSSAFVNSVPALLLTYGIISGIGCGIAFMPGSVAVAKYFKKHRNLAMAIASAGGGVGSFAFPPIIEMLNEYYTWRGMFLILGGVTLNICVFGSLMRPLRHEISPEQKSQESGYSSDKSEYSKLQKSNVSKNLKTVPLNGESENFERVGLLDKHFYLKIPSFYILIINNFMYQFGASIILGHLQAYAVFQQGFTKPNAAILYTISGVMVLVFKLLHGVFANMSHVKLFRPIYQYIFFYALGGIATICLIINSRYGVYFYSAVFGMSYAACGGSLIPALIIDISGIETFGVTYGIVLLGLAFGQLTGAPVAGFLYEHQKTYDTAFILAGSMMIASALIMIYPLKTDLNPSKLNKQNKNNIEINIEEIDSINDEVLTVFDPISMSVVKGSRTSLHSGNIDNLNSAGNFYHSSNGLHRINRLSDSLESIEVGPRSSSFSVHRHIARPHSGNTQQPSRLLNALRQEGQPHYHPILSPLAIER, from the exons ATGAGGAAAGGGGAAGTGGATGGTTGCTGGGGATGGATGATAGTGGCAGCCGCTGCCTTAAACAGAATAGTGATATATGGGATATCATACTCAGCTGGTGTGGTTTATGTTGTCATCCTAGAAGTTTTTAACGAAGGGAGCGGGATTACATCATGGATATCTTCTCTCATCACTGCTGTTTTATTTTTCACCT GTCCATTGTCTGGATACTTGATTGAAAGATTTGGTGAACGGAAGGTTGCCATTGCCGGAAGTCTGATTGCAGGTATCGGCATGACGTCATCAGCTTTTGTCAATTCCGTTCCAGCACTTCTTCTGACTTACGGCATAATTTCAG GCATAGGATGCGGAATAGCGTTTATGCCAGGAAGTGTAGCAGTGGctaaatactttaaaaaacatCGAAACCTAGCAATGGCGATAGCTTCCGCAGGAGGCGGAGTAGGTAGTTTTGCATTCCCACCGATTATTGAAATGTTAAATGAATATTATACATGGCGTGGTATGTTTTTGATTCTTGGTGGTGTAACACTCAATATATGTGTATTTGGATCATTAATGCGGCCTTTAAGACATGAGATCAGCCCAGAACAAAAGTCCCAAGAGAGTGGATATTCATCGGACAAATCAGAATATAGTAAGTTACAAAAGAGCAATGTTAGCAAGAATCTCAAGACAGTACCTTTGAATGGAGAAAGTGAAAACTTCGAACGAGTTGGACTTCTTGACAAACATTTTTATCTGAAAATTCCATCGTTTTACATCCTCATAATCAATAATTTTATGTATCAGTTTGGTGCATCGATTATCCTAGGTCACCTTCAAGCTTATGCTGTTTTTCAGCAAGGATTTACTAAGCCAAATGCTGCCATTTTATATACAATTTCCGGTGTTATGGTTCTTGTTTTCAAACTTTTACATGGTGTTTTTGCAAATATGAGCCATGTTAAATTATTTAGACCGATTTATCAATATATATTCTTCTATGCATTAGGTGGTATAGCAAcaatttgtttgattataaattCTCGCTACGGAGTATACTTTTATAGTGCGGTATTTGGAATGAGTTATGCAGCATGTGGAGGCTCCCTTATCCCAGCTTTAATCATTGACATTTCTGGCATAGAAACATTTGGTGTTACATATGGAATTGTGCTTCTCGGTTTAGCATTTGGACAGTTAACTGGTGCTCCTGTAGCAG GGTTTTTATATGAACACCAGAAAACATATGATACTGCCTTCATCCTTGCTGGATCCATGATGATAGCAAGTGCCTTAATAATGATTTATCCTCTGAAAACTGATCTCAACCCTTCAaaactaaataaacaaaataaaaataacatagaaataaaTATTGAAGAAATTGATTCAATAAACGATGAGGTGCTTACCGTTTTTGATCCAATATCAATGTCCGTCGTTAAGGGAAGCAGAACAAGTCTTCATAGTGGAAACATCGACAATTTAAACAGTGCAGGGAACTTTTATCACAGTTCTAATGGTTTACATCGAATCAATCGACTAAGTGACAGTTTGGAATCTATAGAAGTTGGACCAAGATCATCAAGTTTTAGTGTTCATAGGCATATAGCTCGTCCACACAGTGGAAATACACAACAACCAAGTAGACTTCTGAATGCATTAAGACAGGAAGGTCAACCCCACTACCATCCAATACTGTCACCACTTGCAATAGAGCGATAA
- the LOC139516861 gene encoding monocarboxylate transporter 12-like isoform X2 has translation MTSSAFVNSVPALLLTYGIISGIGCGIAFMPGSVAVAKYFKKHRNLAMAIASAGGGVGSFAFPPIIEMLNEYYTWRGMFLILGGVTLNICVFGSLMRPLRHEISPEQKSQESGYSSDKSEYSKLQKSNVSKNLKTVPLNGESENFERVGLLDKHFYLKIPSFYILIINNFMYQFGASIILGHLQAYAVFQQGFTKPNAAILYTISGVMVLVFKLLHGVFANMSHVKLFRPIYQYIFFYALGGIATICLIINSRYGVYFYSAVFGMSYAACGGSLIPALIIDISGIETFGVTYGIVLLGLAFGQLTGAPVAGFLYEHQKTYDTAFILAGSMMIASALIMIYPLKTDLNPSKLNKQNKNNIEINIEEIDSINDEVLTVFDPISMSVVKGSRTSLHSGNIDNLNSAGNFYHSSNGLHRINRLSDSLESIEVGPRSSSFSVHRHIARPHSGNTQQPSRLLNALRQEGQPHYHPILSPLAIER, from the exons ATGACGTCATCAGCTTTTGTCAATTCCGTTCCAGCACTTCTTCTGACTTACGGCATAATTTCAG GCATAGGATGCGGAATAGCGTTTATGCCAGGAAGTGTAGCAGTGGctaaatactttaaaaaacatCGAAACCTAGCAATGGCGATAGCTTCCGCAGGAGGCGGAGTAGGTAGTTTTGCATTCCCACCGATTATTGAAATGTTAAATGAATATTATACATGGCGTGGTATGTTTTTGATTCTTGGTGGTGTAACACTCAATATATGTGTATTTGGATCATTAATGCGGCCTTTAAGACATGAGATCAGCCCAGAACAAAAGTCCCAAGAGAGTGGATATTCATCGGACAAATCAGAATATAGTAAGTTACAAAAGAGCAATGTTAGCAAGAATCTCAAGACAGTACCTTTGAATGGAGAAAGTGAAAACTTCGAACGAGTTGGACTTCTTGACAAACATTTTTATCTGAAAATTCCATCGTTTTACATCCTCATAATCAATAATTTTATGTATCAGTTTGGTGCATCGATTATCCTAGGTCACCTTCAAGCTTATGCTGTTTTTCAGCAAGGATTTACTAAGCCAAATGCTGCCATTTTATATACAATTTCCGGTGTTATGGTTCTTGTTTTCAAACTTTTACATGGTGTTTTTGCAAATATGAGCCATGTTAAATTATTTAGACCGATTTATCAATATATATTCTTCTATGCATTAGGTGGTATAGCAAcaatttgtttgattataaattCTCGCTACGGAGTATACTTTTATAGTGCGGTATTTGGAATGAGTTATGCAGCATGTGGAGGCTCCCTTATCCCAGCTTTAATCATTGACATTTCTGGCATAGAAACATTTGGTGTTACATATGGAATTGTGCTTCTCGGTTTAGCATTTGGACAGTTAACTGGTGCTCCTGTAGCAG GGTTTTTATATGAACACCAGAAAACATATGATACTGCCTTCATCCTTGCTGGATCCATGATGATAGCAAGTGCCTTAATAATGATTTATCCTCTGAAAACTGATCTCAACCCTTCAaaactaaataaacaaaataaaaataacatagaaataaaTATTGAAGAAATTGATTCAATAAACGATGAGGTGCTTACCGTTTTTGATCCAATATCAATGTCCGTCGTTAAGGGAAGCAGAACAAGTCTTCATAGTGGAAACATCGACAATTTAAACAGTGCAGGGAACTTTTATCACAGTTCTAATGGTTTACATCGAATCAATCGACTAAGTGACAGTTTGGAATCTATAGAAGTTGGACCAAGATCATCAAGTTTTAGTGTTCATAGGCATATAGCTCGTCCACACAGTGGAAATACACAACAACCAAGTAGACTTCTGAATGCATTAAGACAGGAAGGTCAACCCCACTACCATCCAATACTGTCACCACTTGCAATAGAGCGATAA